The following proteins are co-located in the Castanea sativa cultivar Marrone di Chiusa Pesio chromosome 8, ASM4071231v1 genome:
- the LOC142606789 gene encoding pentatricopeptide repeat-containing protein CRR2, chloroplastic, with the protein MWALQFHTPHTLRSLSYSVCTPRTSSKPPICSLTLNPSNPTKPETNYNHLIQSLCKQGSLKQALEVLSHEPNPTQQTYELLILSCSRQSSLSDGLDVHRHLVDAGFDQDPFLATKLINMYSELDAIDNARKVFDETRKRTIYVWNALFRALTLAGHGQEVLDLYRRMNQIGIPSDRFTYTYVLKACVASESLISLLHTGKEIHAHILRHGYDSLVHITTTLVDMYARFGCVSYASYVFNEMPVRNVVSWSAMIACYVKNGRAFEALELFREMILETQDSIPNSVTMVSVLQACAALAALEQGKLIHGYILRRGLDSILPVISALVTMYARCGKLELGQQVFDQMEKRDVVSWNSLISSYGIHGCGKRAIKIFEEMIYHGVSPSHVSFVSVLGACSHAGLVEEGKMVFESMVKQHRIYPSVEHYACMVDILGRANQLDAAAKIIEEMRIEPGPEVWGSLLGSCRIHCNVELAERASRRLFELEPMNAGNYVLLADIYAEASMWDEVKRVKKLLEARGLQKIPGRSWIEVKRHVYTFASVDETNPHIEQLHALLVKLSTEMKEQGYVPQTKAVLYDLDVEEKERIVLGHSEKLAVAFGLINTSKGETIRITKNLRLCEDCHSVTKFISKFTDREILVRDVNRFHHFKDGICSCGDYW; encoded by the coding sequence ATGTGGGCGCTTCAGTTTCACACTCCCCACACTCTCCGATCATTATCATATTCAGTCTGCACACCTCGCACTTCTTCAAAGCCACCCATCTGCTCTCTCACCTTAAACCCTTCAAACCCCACAAAACCTGAAACAAATTACAACCACTTGATACAGTCTTTATGTAAACAAGGCAGTCTCAAGCAAGCTCTTGAGGTTCTCTCTCACGAGCCTAACCCAACTCAACAAACCTACGAGCTTTTAATCCTCTCTTGTTCCCGCCAAAGCTCACTCTCCGATGGCCTTGATGTCCATCGCCACCTCGTCGACGCTGGGTTTGATCAGGACCCTTTCCTGGCTACTAAACTGATTAATATGTACTCGGAATTGGACGCCATTGATAATGCGCGGAAGGTGTTTGATGAAACTCGTAAGAGAACGATTTATGTTTGGAATGCGCTTTTTAGAGCGCTTACGCTGGCGGGTCATGGCCAGGAGGTTTTAGATTTGTATCGCCGGATGAATCAGATTGGAATTCCGTCTGATAGGTTCACGTATACGTATGTGCTCAAGGCTTGTGTTGCTTCAGAGAGTTTGATTTCGCTACTCCATACCGGGAAGGAGATTCATGCCCATATTTTGCGACATGGGTATGACTCGCTTGTTCATATTACGACTACTTTGGTGGATATGTATGCAAGGTTTGGGTGTGTTTCATATGCTAGTTATGTGTTCAATGAAATGCCAGTGAGAAATGTGGTTTCATGGAGTGCTATGATTGCATGTTATGTGAAGAATGGGAGGGCCTTTGAAGCTTTGGAACTGTTCCGTGAAATGATTCTTGAGACCCAGGATTCAATTCCAAATTCAGTGACAATGGTTAGTGTGCTTCAAGCTTGTGCAGCTCTTGCTGCTTTAGAGCAAGGGAAGCTTATTCATGGTTATATTCTTAGAAGGGGCCTTGACTCGATCCTGCCAGTGATTAGTGCCCTTGTGACAATGTATGCAAGATGTGGTAAGCTTGAATTGGGGCAACAGGTTTTTGATCAGATGGAAAAGAGGGATGTTGTTTCCTGGAATTCCTTGATTTCAAGTTATGGGATTCACGGGTGTGGAAAGAGGGCAATTAAGATTTTTGAAGAAATGATCTACCATGGAGTCTCACCAAGTCACGTATCATTTGTTAGTGTTTTGGGAGCATGCAGTCATGCCGGGCTTGTTGAGGAGGGGAAGATGGTGTTTGAATCTATGGTTAAACAACATAGGATATATCCTAGTGTGGAGCATTATGCTTGCATGGTTGACATTCTTGGCCGTGCCAATCAATTAGATGCAGCAGCCAAAATTATTGAAGAGATGCGGATTGAACCAGGACCTGAGGTGTGGGGCTCTCTTCTAGGCTCATGTAGAATTCATTGCAATGTGGAGCTTGCAGAGAGAGCAAGCAGAAGGCTTTTTGAGCTTGAGCCTATGAATGCTGGGAATTACGTACTCTTAGCCGATATTTATGCCGAAGCTAGTATGTGGGATGAGGTGAAAAGAGTGAAGAAGCTTTTAGAAGCACGTGGACTTCAAAAGATCCCAGGTCGAAGTTGGATAGAAGTTAAGAGGCATGTCTACACGTTTGCATCTGTTGATGAAACTAATCCACATATTGAACAACTCCATGCTTTGTTGGTTAAATTGTCGACAGAGATGAAGGAGCAGGGCTATGTGCCACAAACTAAAGCTGTTCTCTATGATCTTGATGTAGAAGAGAAGGAACGAATTGTATTAGGCCATAGTGAAAAACTAGCTGTTGCATTTGGACTCATCAATACAAGTAAAGGGGAAACCATTCGGATTACCAAAAACTTAAGGTTATGTGAAGATTGTCATTCTGTTACCAAGTTCATTTCTAAGTTCACGGATAGAGAGATTCTGGTTCGAGATGTGAATCGTTTCCACCACTTCAAAGATGGTATTTGTTCGTGTGGGGATTATTGGTAG
- the LOC142606926 gene encoding metal tolerance protein B, giving the protein MEQEKVPILRTNSQQEIEISIVSEKIDVLPMLPKSSCKSLCAFSKLENSTLESEARSKSAIKLCGLIIFYVLVMVVEIVGGLKANSLAVLTDAAHLLSDVAGFSISLFTVWASGWRATSHQSFGYSRLEVLGALISVHLIWLISGILIYEAIDRILHKNAKVNGPLMFAVAAFGFIINCLMVVWLGHNHDHNHNHNHNHDHNHHACGHGDHDHEREDEECATTEEKTNLVPDSPEKTKMLNINVQGAYLHVLTDLIQSVGVMIAGAIIWAKPNWLVVDLICTLVFAVLALSTTLSMLGKIYGILMERTPSEINIEKLENGLRCIKGVQDIHDLHVWAITVGKIVLSCHVTAESGVCSSELLYKIRDFCEKTYRIHHVTIQIE; this is encoded by the coding sequence ATGGAGCAAGAGAAAGTACCCATCTTGAGAACAAATTCCCAGCAggaaattgaaatttcaatagTCTCTGAGAAAATTGATGTTCTTCCCATGTTACCGAAGTCATCTTGCAAATCTCTCTGTGCTTTCTCCAAACTAGAAAATAGTACTTTGGAGTCAGAAGCGCGATCAAAGTCAGCAATAAAACTGTGTGGACTCATAATTTTCTATGTACTAGTTATGGTAGTAGAGATTGTTGGTGGTTTGAAGGCCAATAGCCTTGCAGTTCTCACAGATGCAGCCCACTTGCTCTCTGATGTTGCTGGGTTCTCCATCTCTCTTTTCACAGTATGGGCTTCAGGTTGGAGGGCAACATCACACCAGTCTTTTGGATACAGTCGTCTTGAGGTTTTGGGTGCCCTTATATCCGTGCACCTCATATGGCTGATCTCTGGGATCTTAATCTATGAAGCCATTGATAGAATTCTTCACAAAAATGCAAAGGTGAACGGGCCTCTAATGTTTGCAGTTGCAGCATTTGGATTTATTATTAACTGTCTGATGGTTGTATGGCTTGGTCACAATCATGATCACAATCATAATCATAATCACAATCATGATCACAATCATCATGCGTGTGGACACGGGGATCATGATCATGAAAGAGAGGATGAGGAATGTGCAACAACCGAGGAGAAGACTAACTTGGTGCCAGATTCTCCAGAAAAGACCAAAATGTTGAACATAAATGTGCAAGGGGCTTACTTGCATGTCTTGACTGATCTGATTCAGTCAGTTGGGGTGATGATTGCTGGAGCTATCATATGGGCAAAACCCAATTGGTTAGTGGTTGATCTGATATGCACTCTTGTATTTGCTGTTCTTGCTTTAAGTACTACTCTGTCCATGCTTGGAAAGATTTATGGCATATTGATGGAGAGGACTCCAAGCGAGATCAACATTGAGAAGCTGGAAAATGGCCTCAGATGTATCAAAGGAGTTCAGGACATTCATGATCTACATGTTTGGGCAATAACAGTAGGGAAAATTGTGTTATCTTGCCATGTAACTGCTGAATCTGGAGTTTGCTCAAGTGAATTACTATACAAGATTAGGGATTTCTGTGAAAAAACATACAGAATACATCATGTGACAATACAAATTGAATAG
- the LOC142607990 gene encoding serine/threonine-protein phosphatase PP1, translating into MDSGVLDDIINRLLEYKHVRAGKQVQLMESEIRQLCTVSREIFLQQPNLLELEAPIKICGDIHGQYTDLLRLFEYGGFPPNANYLFLGDYVDRGKQCLETICLLLAYKIKYPENFFLLRGNHECASINRIYGFYDECKRRFNVRLWKIFTDCFNCLPVAALIDDKILCMHGGLSPDLTNLDQIRNLTRPTDVPDSGLLCDLLWSDPGRDVKGWGMNDRGVSYTFGPDRVSDFLTKNDMDLVCRAHQVVEDGYEFFAERQLVTIFSAPNYCGEFDNAGAMMSVDDSLMCSFQILKPTDKKSKFI; encoded by the exons ATGGACTCTGGTGTACTGGATGACATTATCAACAGGCTATTGGAGTATAAGCATGTGAGAGCAGGGAAGCAGGTTCAGCTCATGGAGAGCGAGATCCGTCAGCTCTGTACTGTTTCCAGAGAAATTTTCCTCCAACAGCCTAATCTTCTCGAACTTGAAGCACCCATCAAGATCTGTG GTGACATTCATGGCCAATATACTGATCTTTTGAGGCTTTTTGAGTATGGGGGGTTTCCTCCCAACGCCAATTATCTATTCCTAGGGGACTATGTAGACCGTGGCAAGCAGTGTTTAGAAACAATATGCCTTTTGCTTGCCTATAAAATCAAATACCCTGAGAACTTCTTTCTTTTGAGAGGGAACCATGAATGTGCATCTATTAATCGGATATATGGATTTTATGATGAATGTAAACGTCGGTTCAATGTAAGACTTTGGAAAATCTTTACTGATTGTTTTAATTGTCTTCCTGTGGCCGCGCTCATAGACGACAAAATATTGTGCATGCATGGTGGCCTTTCCCCTGATTTAACAAATTTAGATCAAATCAGGAACTTAACTCGTCCAACTGACGTTCCAGATTCCGGTTTGCTTTGTGATTTACTTTGGTCGGATCCTGGTAGAGATGTCAAAGGCTGGGGAATGAATGACCGTGGAGTCTCTTACACCTTTGGTCCAGATCGAGTGTCAGATTTCTTAACGAAGAATGATATGGACCTTGTTTGTCGTGCCCATCAG GTAGTTGAGGACGGGTATGAATTCTTTGCTGAGAGGCAACTTGTTACTATATTTTCTGCCCCCAACTATTGTGGTGAATTTGATAATGCTGGTGCAATGATGAGTGTTGATGACAGCTTAATGTGTTCTTTTCAAATTCTTAAGCCAACAGATAAAAAGTCTAAGTTCATTTGA